The proteins below are encoded in one region of Verrucomicrobiia bacterium:
- a CDS encoding transcriptional repressor, with translation MAKQPPKESPDDYFMKALRALGYRITMPRTMVARAFAANTGKLMSAYGLHEWIINTGGKIDVVSVYRIIVTLIEASLIRPVPCGKEVLYVFVPEGTDAEAPLFINEETRQAKPITGDEGVKDLFREMLRIRNISYPDHRLTLVLSKPDPTA, from the coding sequence ATGGCTAAACAACCCCCCAAAGAAAGTCCTGACGACTACTTCATGAAGGCCCTCCGAGCCCTCGGCTACCGCATTACCATGCCCCGCACCATGGTGGCACGGGCATTCGCCGCCAACACCGGCAAGCTCATGTCTGCCTACGGGCTGCACGAGTGGATCATCAACACAGGCGGCAAGATCGACGTGGTAAGCGTCTACCGGATCATCGTCACCCTCATCGAAGCCTCCCTCATTCGGCCGGTCCCGTGCGGCAAAGAAGTGCTCTATGTCTTTGTGCCCGAAGGCACTGACGCAGAAGCCCCGCTCTTCATCAACGAGGAGACACGCCAGGCCAAGCCCATCACCGGCGACGAAGGGGTCAAGGACCTTTTCCGGGAGATGCTCCGGATCCGCAACATCAGTTATCCGGACCACAGGCTCACCCTTGTGTTGAGCAAGCCCGATCCCACGGCGTAA
- a CDS encoding methyltransferase domain-containing protein, producing MVLAIEVIEPERHEDAEESEKVAHFYDDAEEYAELLASPEVNYGLVKPLQESFASHHVKGGHILDLGCGPGTVAKALPTGFSYTGIDTARSMLVEAVLKGKYKKGYWGRIEDVIPELHQRGEQFDWGVALSSLYYVEEPLPLIWHLAEMCKSGMVLSFDEITQEYKVQAQKEFGVALPLHNHSGLFDDPANIPPGWKVSATWHGHAWHAPRVGLSINAQVVTLVRS from the coding sequence GCACTTTTATGATGACGCCGAGGAGTATGCAGAGCTCCTGGCGTCACCGGAGGTCAACTACGGCCTGGTTAAGCCTTTGCAGGAATCTTTTGCCTCACACCACGTGAAGGGCGGTCATATTTTAGACTTAGGCTGTGGCCCTGGAACCGTAGCCAAGGCCCTCCCAACCGGGTTCTCCTATACCGGCATAGACACCGCCCGCTCCATGCTCGTGGAAGCGGTGCTTAAGGGTAAGTACAAAAAAGGGTACTGGGGACGGATTGAGGATGTCATCCCGGAGCTCCACCAGCGGGGTGAGCAATTTGATTGGGGCGTTGCCCTTAGCAGCCTCTACTATGTTGAAGAGCCACTCCCGCTCATTTGGCACCTGGCTGAGATGTGCAAGTCAGGCATGGTTTTGTCATTCGACGAAATTACCCAGGAGTACAAAGTCCAGGCGCAAAAGGAATTTGGTGTCGCACTCCCGCTCCACAACCACTCAGGCCTTTTTGATGACCCCGCCAATATTCCTCCTGGTTGGAAAGTGAGTGCCACCTGGCACGGCCACGCCTGGCATGCGCCACGGGTTGGGCTGTCCATCAACGCTCAAGTAGTCACGCTCGTGAGGAGCTAG